The Streptomyces armeniacus genomic interval CGGCGCGCTGGACGGCGTGCTCGCCCTCAGCAGTCCGGAGGGCGGCCCGACGATGGTCACCATCGAGATCCCCTGCGAGCAGACCGAGCCCAGGTGACGTACGGGACGTACGGGACGGCGTACGAGGTGGTGCGGGCGGGCTGAGCCGGTGTGGGGCACACGGTAGATTCGTCGGTGATCGGCCCCGTATCAGCCGTCCTGATGGAGATTCCGTTGCGCGTTGTCCTGGCAGAAGACCTCTTTCTCCTGAGGGACGGGCTCGTCCGCATGCTGGAGGCGTACGAGTTCGAGATCGCCGCGGCGGTGGACAACGGCCCGGAGCTGACGCGGGCGCTGGAGGAACTGCAGCCCGATGTCGCGGTGGTCGACGTACGGCTGCCGCCCTCGTTCAGCGACGAGGGGCTGCAGTGCGCGCTGGAGGCCCGCCGCAAGCGGCCGGGGCTGCCGGTGCTGGTGCTGTCGCAGCACGTCGAGCAGTTGTACGCGCGTGAGCTGCTCGCCGACGGCAACGGCGGGGTCGGCTATCTGCTGAAGGACCGGGTCTTCGAGGCCGAGCAGTTCATCGACGGGGTGCGGCGGGTGGCGTCCGGCGGTACGGCCATGGACCCGCAGGTCATCCAGCAGCTGGTGTCGCGGCGTGCGCAGGACAAGCCGATGGCCAACCTGACTTCGCGGGAGAAGGAGGTCATGGAGCTGATGGCGCAGGGCCGTTCGAACGCGGCGATCGCGCAGCAGCTGTTCATCACCGAACGGGCCGTCGCCAAGCACACGTCCAACATTTTCGGCAAGCTGCGGCTGCCGCCGTCCGACGACGACAACCGGCGCGTGCTGGCGGTGCTGGCCTATCTCGACCAGGGCTGACCGGTCGCTGCCCGAGAGCCGCCCGAGTGTTGGCCGGCACCCGTACGAGAGGGCCGGAACCGGACGGTCCGCAGTCAACCACCGTACGGTTCGCGTCGTTAAGGTTGGCTTATGACGACCACCACGACCCCCGGTGCGCGCCGCAGGATGGGCGTCGAGGAACGGCGGGAGCAGCTGATCGCCGTGGCGCTGGAGCTGTTCAGCCAGCGCTCTCCGGAAAAGGTCTCGATCGACGACATCGCGAACGCGGCCGGGATCTCCCGGCCCCTCGTCTACCACTACTTCCCCGGCAAGCACAGCCTCTACGAGGCGGCCGTCCGGCGGGCCGCCGACGAGCTCGCCGCGCGCTTCTCCGAGCCGCACAGCGGCCCGTTGAGCGACCGCCTGCTGCGCGTCATGGGCCGCTACTTCGACTTCGTCTCCGACCACGGGCCCGGCTTCTCCGCGCTGCTGCGCGGCGGCGCCGCGGTGGGCTCGGCGGAGGCCAACGCGGTGATCGACGACGTGCGGCAGGCGGCGTACGAACAGGTGCTGGCGCACCTGGAGATCGACGCGCCGGGGCCGCGGCTCGCCCTGGTCGTACGGTCCTGGGTGGGCCTCGCCGAGACCACCGCCCTCACCTGGCTCGACGGCCGCCGCATACCGCGCGGCGACCTCGAACTCCAGCTGGTGCACGGCTTCATGGCGCTGGCCGCCGTGACGGCCGCCGACGACGAGGAGACGGCCGCGGCGATCCGCCGCATAGTCGCGCAGGAGCCACCGGACGGCCTGGTCGCCCGCCTGGTGACCAGCCTGCTGGGGCTCGTCCCGGGCGAGCTCCTCATCCCCCGGCAGGGCGGCGCCGCCGCCGCGGGCGGCCACCCAGAGCGGTGAGCCGCACCGCCCCGTGCACGACGGGCGTCCGGCGGGTGCGTGTGACGGCACCCGCCGGACGACGCCGGCGTACGGGGGCGCCTACCGGCCGGTGAACACCGCCACCGTCCGCCCCGGCACCGTGAAGGTGCCCGTACGGGCGTCGTACGAGGCCGACTTGACCGTCTCGTCCGCGCCGCCCGCCTGCACCGGGTGCAGCGCGTGGTCCTGCCCGGCCAGTGCGCGTACGGGCTGCTTCTGCTCCTCCGGGGTCGCGTTGAAGACGACCGTCAGATCGCCCGCCCGCATCACGACGACGCCCGGTGTCTGCTCCGTGCCGCCCGACACCGGGAACGACACCTCGCGCTGCACCTCGGCCGCGCTGTCCAGCGAGAACGCGTCCTCCGTGGCCCGTATCCGCAGCAGGTCGCGGTAGGCCGCGGAGGTGCCGTCGATGTCCGTGCAGGACGGCGCGAGCGCGGGCGCGGTGAGCAGCGGCTTCGCGTACGGCCACTTGTCCTCGTTGTCCCAGGCGGGCGGGAGTCCGCGGCCGAAGCCGTTGCCCGCGCGACAGTCCCAGTGGAGGGCGTTGAACCAGTCGCCGGAGTCGAACGAGTTACGGTCCAGCGACTTGGAACGGAGCCGTTCGCTGCCCGCCTGGCTGAGCGCCGGGCCCTGCGAGAGAACGGCCGTGCCCAGCGCGATCACCTGCATGCGGGCGCGTTCGGCGGTGGTGGTGTCCGCGGGGAGCTTGTATGCGAGAGCGTCGTACAGCGTCTCGTTGTCGTGCGCGTCGGCGTACGCGACGGCCTCCTCGGGCGACGCCGTGTAGCCCGCGGGTGCGCCGTTGTAGTCCACTTCGGAGCCCTTCACGCGCTTCCCGCCGGAGTCGGTGAAGGTGTAGTCGGCGAGGCTGCCGGTGAGGCCGACGGCGAGCAGGTCCTGGTAGTGCAGCAGCCGCTTGCGCTGCTCCTCCTGGCTGCCGTTGGCCGGCGAGGAGTTGGGGTCGGTGTAGAGGCCGGTGGCGAAGCCCTGGACGCGGGGGTCCTCGTCGAAGGGGCCGCCGCCGCGTACGGCGTCGCGGGCCCGGTCGGAGAACGTGGCGACGCCCGTACCGGCCATGTTCCGCTGCGTGGCCTGCTCGAACCGGGCGTCGTCCGCGACCTCGCCGAAGTTCCAGCCCTCGCCGTACAGCACGATCCGCTTCCCGTCGACGCCGTCCTTCTCCGGCGTCAGCCGGTCCAGGGCGGCGCGCACGGTCTCGATGTTCGCCTTCGGGTGGTGGCCCATCAGGTCGAACCGGAAGCCGTCGATCTTGTACTCCCTGGCCCAGGTCACCACCGAGTCCACCACCAGCTTGCCCATCATGGTGTGCTCGGGCGCGGTGTTGGCGCAGCAGGTGGAGGTCGCCACGCTGCCGTCGGCCAGCAGCCGGTGGTAGTAGCCGGGCACGATCCGGTCCAGGACGGAACGCGGGTCCTGGCCCGCGGCGACAGTGTGGTTGTAGACGACGTCCTGGACGACGCGCAGCCCGGACTCGTTCAGCCCGCGCACCATCTCGCGGTATTCGAGGGTGCGTTGCGGCCCGTCCGGATCGGTCGCGTACGAGCCCTCGGGCACGGTGTAGTGCAGCGGGTCGTAGCCCCAGTTGTACGCGTCCTTGTCGCGCACCTCGCCGACGCACTTCTGCTGCTCGGCGGAGTCGGCTGGCAGCGCGCCCAGGTCGCAGCCGGGCCGCGCCTGGTCGCGGGTGCGCTCCGGGATGCTGGCGATGTCGTACGTCGGCAGCAGGTGCACGTACGAGGTCCCGGCGCGGGCCAGTTCGCGCAGCTTCCGCATGCCGTCCGAGCCGCCGTCGGTGAACGCGCCGTAACGGCCGGGCTGCCGAGCCGTCTTGTCCGCGACGGAGAAGTCCCGTACGTGCAGTTCCTGGATGCGCGCGTCCCCCAGCGGCGTCGCCGCCGGCTTCCGCAGCCCGTCCCAGCCGCGCGGCGCGAGCCGGCGGTCGGACAGGTCGACGACGAGGCTGCGGCGCGAATCGGCGGTCAGCGCCGTGGAGTACGGGTCGGTGACCTCGTTCGTCACCACCTTCCGTACGGACGGCGCCCACACCTGCACCCGGAAGCGGTACGGCTTGCCGCGCCAGCCGTGCTCCCCCCGTACGCTCCACACGCCCGTCGCGTCGTCGCGCCGCATCTGTACGGTCTCGCCGTCCAGTTCCAGCTCGACGTGGCGCGCGGTGGGCGCCCAGACGGACAGCGTGGGGCGGCCGTCGGCGCCGAAGACGGGGCCGAGGGCGGCCTTCGCGGCGCGCGCGCCGTACAGGTCGTCGAGCACGCCGGGTATCTGCACGCCGGTGGACTTCCGCACGGTGCCGTCGGCCGCGCGCTGCGTCACGACGAGCCGCCCGCGTACGGCCTCGGGGACGCGGGCGCGGTCGCGGGGGTCGACGGTGAAGGCGGCGTACTCCTTCAGATGCGGGTACTTGGCGCGCTGCTCGTCGGTGAGGCCGCCCCGTACGGGGGTGAGGCGGAGGTGGTCGCCGTCGGGGCCGCCGTAGTCGAGCCGCGTACGGGTGCCGGCGGGGGCGTCGTCCGCCTTCCAGGCGAGGGTGTGCCGGTCGATCCACTGGGCGGCGGCCTCGGGCTGGGCATTGGCCTCTGCCTGTGTGGTGGCGTCGGGGGCCTCCGGGGGGCGCACCGCCGAAGCACTGCCCATCGACCCCTACGCCGACTCCCGCCGCACCGGCTCCTTCCTCCTCATCGACCCCGCCGACGGCACCACCCTCACCGCCGGCATGGCCGGCAACGCCTTCGCCGAAGCGGCACAGGAGGCGAAGGGCGCGCAGCCCGAAGCGGACGACGAGGGCTGGGACTTCTAGCCGACGCTCCCGTATCCGCCACGCCCCGCCGCAACCCCGTTTCCGTACGACACGAAGGAAGCTCCGCCCGTGCACACCCCGCTCACCGCCCCCGCGCTGCTGATCGTCGCGCACGGCAGCCGCGACCCGCGGCACGCCGCGACGGTCACGGCGCTGTGCGCGCGGGTGCGGGCGGGCAACCCGGGTGTGCGGGTCGAGGTGGGATACCTCGACTTCAACGCGCCGAGCGTCCCGCGCGTGCTGGAGCGGCTGGCGGCGGAGGGCGTACGGGACGTGATCGCGCTGCCGCTGCTGCTCACGCGCGCGTTCCACGCCAAGTCCGACATCCCGGCCGTGCTCCGCGAGTCGGCCCGCCGGCTGCCCCTGCTGAACGTGCGGCAGGCCCCGGTCCTCGGCCCGCACCCGCTGCTCGTACGGGCGCTGGAACGGCGCCTCCACGAGGCGGGGTTGGACGAGGCGGGGTTGGACGAGGCGGGACTGGACGCGCAGGGCGCGGCGGCCGGCCGCGGCAACGGCTCGACCGGGGTCGTCCTGGCCTCGGCGGGCTCCACCGACCCGGAGGCGATCGCAGTGATCGCTGAAATCGCGCGGGAGTGGCGGCGTACCAGCAACTGGTACGCCGTGCGGCCTGCGTTCGCCTCCGCATCACTGCCGCGTACGGCCGACGCCGTACGCGCCCTGCGGGCGGAGGGCGCCGCCCGCGTGGTCGTCGCGCCGTACGTGATCGCGCCGGGGCGGCTCCCGGACCGCATCGCCGAGGGCGCGCGGGAGGCCGGGGCCGACCTGCTGGCGCCGGTCCTCGGCCCGTCCCCCGAGCTGGCCCGGCTGCTCCTGCTGCGCTACGCGCAGGCCCGGCAGGCCGCCGAACTGCCCCTGGCCCAGCCCGCGTAGGGCCGCGTACGCCTGAGCCCGCGTGCACCACGGTCACGTACGCCGGGCCGCGTACGCCGCGTGCCCGGCCGCGGTCAGCCGCCGGCCAGGACGGCCGCCTCGCGTTCCGGATCCAGGCCCTTGCTCGTACGGTCCGGGCGCTGCGGGGCCACGCCGCCGATTCCGCACAGCCACGCCCAGGTGTCCCGTACGGTCTCGGCGACCGGGCGGCAGCGGAGCCCCGCCGCCAGCGCCCGGGACACGTCCAGCCGCTGCATCGCGTCGTACACCGGGCCGGGCGGAAGCCAGACGGGCAGCTCGGTCCAGGGCTCGATGCCGGCGGCCTCGATGGTCCCCGGGTCCGTCCAGCGGAGCCGCGCGGCGGAGCCGGTGACGGACACGCAGGTCTCCAGCAGTTCGCCCATGGTCGTGTGGCCGGGCGCGCTGACCAGGTTGTACGGGCCGTGGCGACCCGCCTCCAGGGCGTCGAGGGTCCACACGGCGAGGTCGCGGACGTCGACGTACTGCAGCTCATGCCCGTACGGGCCCGGTGCCAGCACCTCGCCTCCCCGCGCCATGCGGCCGAGCCACCAGGGCAGCCGCCCCACGTTCTCGTACGGGCCGAGGATCAGTCCGGCCCGTACGAGCAGCGAGCGGTCCGCGCCGAACGCCCCGGTCGCCGCCAGCTCTCCGCCCCGCTTGTCGGCGGCGTAGTCGGTCGGGCCCGCGTCCGGCGAGCCGTCCACCACATCGGCGTGCTCGTCGTGGCCGGGCGGCGCGGGGAACGCGTAGACCGAGCAGCTCGACACGTACGCGTACCGCGCGGCGCGGCCGGCCAGCAGCGCGGCGGCGTCCCGTACGGCGGTCGGCGCGCCGGACCACGTGTCGACGACGGCGTCCCACCCGCCCGAGCCCGCGCCCTCCCCCTCCCGCAGTGCGGCGAGCCCTTCGGGGCCGCCCGTACGGTCGCCGTACAGCGCCGTCGCGCCCTCGGGCACGGGGTGGCGGCCCCGGTTGAAGACCGTCACCTCCCACTGCCGCGCGAGCGCCTCCTCCACGACGGCGCGGCCCACGAATTCCGTTCCACCCAGCACGAGAAGTCTCATGGGGGCGACTCTGCCCCGCGCGTGCCGCCGGCGGGAGTGCAGCACGCTGACAGCGGAATCGCTCTCAGCGCAAGGCGTTCAACGCCCGCCCCCGGCCCGGCGGATCACGCCGTCACGCCGTCACGCCGTCAGCTCGATCAGCTTGGTGACCGTGCGCCAGTTCCGCCCGGTCGACGTCAGTTGCGGGCGGACCGTGCCCAGCGCGTCGGGGAGCTTGCTGCTGCCCATGCCGTCGGGGAAGTAGCAGTACACCGCACGGCCGATGTGCCGGAAGGTGTCGGGGGCGTACGCCTCGGGGTCGAGGGACGCGAAGTGCCCGGGGTCCGGCGTCTCGTCCAGGAAGAGGACCAGCAGCTTGGCCGGGTCCAGCTCGGCGGCCGGATACGGGCAGGCGTCGGCGATCTCGCGCAACTCCGTGTGTGTACGCACCAGGCAGGGCACCTCGAACCCGAAGTGCCCGGCGATGGCACGCTCCAGCCGCGTCCGCGGCGTCTCCTCCGCGCCGCCCTCGCCCGTGCCCGTCCCGGAGTCCGGCCCGGAGCCCGCCCCGGAGACCTGGTCAGGGTCCTCGTCGGGGGTGGTGAAGACGGCGTTCCCGCTCTGCAGATAGGTGCGTACGTCGGTCCAGCCGAGGCCCTTCATGAGCTCCCTCAGCTCCGCCATCGGGATCTTCTTGTGCCCGCCCACATTGATCCCGCGCAGTAGTGCCGCGTAAGTCGTCATACTCGCACCCTATGCGGTGGGTCTGACACAGCGTGTGTCCACGGGGGAGTTACATGTAAGGGGCACGGCACATCCCCCGGTAGGGTTCTCTCCCCTCGAAAGGTGTAGCTGGCCACCCCCCGACTCACCAGACAGCAGGATGGAGCGGAGCCTCCCGCGGCCATAGCGTCTTCACAAGGGTGGCAGCAGTGGGCGGCCACCACGTGCGAGGGGGCACAGAAGTGGTCGGGAAACGCGGAATCGCCGCCAGAGCCGGAAGCTGGAGCGTGCGGCACAGGTGGGCCGCCGTCGGAATCTGGATGCTGTTCGTGGTGCTGGCCATGGTCGCCGGTTCCGCGACCGGCACCCAGGAGGTCAAGGACAGCGAGCAGCTGCCCGGCACCGAGACCGGCCGGACGATGCAGATCATCGAGGACGCGGGGCTGGACGAGCCGGCCGGCGAATCGGTGCTCGTGCAGGCGAAGGACGGCGGCCCGAAGGCCGAGTCGGCCGACTTCCGCGCCGCGGTCGACCAGGTCGTCAAGGCGGTGCAGGGCACCGGTGAGGTGACCGCGCCGGCCTCGCCGTACGACACCGACACGATCTCCGAGGACGGGCGGAGCGCGCTCGTCCAGTTCAACATCCGCGGCGATCCGGAGACCGCGGGCGACCGTGTGCAGCCGGTGCTGGACGCGGTGCAGGGCGTGCAGGACAAGCACGAGGACACGCTGCTGATCGAGGAGATCGGCGACGCGAGCATGAACAAGACGTTCGACGACGCCTTCGGCGACGACTTCAAGCAGGCCGAGTTCTCGGCGGTGCCCATCGCGTTCGGCATCCTGCTGATCGCGTTCGGCGCGCTGGTCGCCGCGCTGCTGCCGGTTCTGCTGGCGATCACCGCGATCATGGCCACGATGGGCCTGATGGGCGTGGCCAGCCAGTTCCAGCCGATGAGCGAGACCGCCAACTCCGTGATGCTGCTGGTCGGTCTGGCCGTCGGCGTCGACTACTGCCTGTTCTATCTGCGGCGTGAGCGCGAGGAGCGTGCCAAGGGCCGGGATTCGCAGTCCGCGATCGACGTCGCGGCGGCCACCTCCGGGCGTGCCGTGCTGATCTCGGGTGTGACCGTGATCGTGGCGATGTGCGGGATGCTGTTCACCGGGCTCTCCGAGTTCGAGGCGATGGGCCTGGCCTCGCTGATGGTCGTGGCCGTGGCCATGGTCGGCTCCGTGACGGTGCTGCCCGCGCTGCTGTCGCTGCTGGGCGAGCGCGTGGAGAAGGGCCGGGTGCCGTTCCTCAACCGCATCAAGCGCGGCCCGACGAACGAGAACGGCGAGAGCCGCGTATGGCGTGCGGTGCTGGACAAGGTGCTGCGCCGCCCGAAGGCGTCCATCGTGCTGGCGGCCGGTGTGCTCGCGGCGATCGCCGTGCCCGCCGTCGGGATGAACACCGCGAACCTCACGCTGGACCAGGAGTTCGGCGACTCGCTGCCGATCGTGCAGACCTACGAGCGGGTCAACTCCGAGTTCCCGGGCGGTTCGGACCCGGCACGCGTGGTGGTGAAGGCGGAGGACATCAACGCCGGACCGGTGCGTTCCGCGATCTCCGACTTCCGTGCCCAGGCGGTGAGCGAGGGCGCGTCCAAGGGCCCGGTGGAGGTCGAGACGCACGACAAGGAGAACGTCGCGACCATCGAGGTCCCGCTGATCGGCGGCTCCGACCAGGACAAGGCGGAGAAGAGCCTCAACATCCTGCGCGACCAGGTGCGTCCGGACACGCTGGACAAGGTGGAAGGCGTGGAGGCGCCGATCGGCGGCTCGGTCGCCGGCTCGAAGGACTTCAACGACCAGCTGGTGGGCGCCGTCGCGCCGGTCTTCGCCTTCGTCGTGATCTTCGCCTTCATCCTGATGCTGCTGTCGTTCCGCTCGCTGACGATCGCGGTCACCTCGATCGTGCTCAACCTGCTGTCGGTCGGGGCGGCTTACGGCATCCTCACGATGGTCTTCCAGCACGGCTGGGGTGCCGGGCTGGTCGGCGCCGAGGGCATCGGGGCGATCATCTCGTGGCTGCCGCTGTTCCTGTTCGTGATCCTCTTCGGACTGAGCATGGACTACCACGTGTTCGTCGTCTCGCGGATCCGCGAGGCGCGGATGACCGGGCGGAGCACGGCCGACGCCATCCGGCACGGTGTCATCACCACGGCCGGCGTGGTCACCAGCGCCGCCGTCATCATGGTCGCGGTCTTCGCGATCTTCGGCACGCTGTCCATGCAGAGCATGAAGCAGATGGGCGTGGGCCTGGCGGCCGCGGTCCTCATCGACGCGACCATCATCCGCGGCGTGCTGCTGCCCGCCGTGATGGCGCTGCTCGACGACCGCAACTGGTATCTGCCCAAGTGGCTGCACTGGCTGCCCGACATGACCCACGACGAGGAGGTCGCCGAGCAGCCGGGCCCGCCGCCGCAGGTCCAGGGTCACGGCACGGACGAGCCGACCGTACGGGTGTGAACGCGCAGGTGTGACCGTACGAGTGTGAACGTACGGGTGTGACGCGCCCGTAAGTGACCGCGCCAGGGCCGGGCCCCACGGAGGAGGGTCCGGCCCTGGCGTGCGCCTGCCCGCGGTCAGGCGCCGCGGCCCGCGAAGGGGCCGCCCGCGGCGAAGGCCGCCTTGGCGAAGCGCTCGCCGATACGGCGGTGGGTGGCGGCGTCGGGGTGGAGCTGGTCCGGGAGCGGCAGTTCGGCGAAGTCGGCCTCGCCGTAGAGCGCGCAGCCGTCGAGGTAGTGGAGATGCGGGTCGTCGGCCGCCCGCTGCGCCACGATCCGCGCCAGCTCCTCGCGGATGACGCCCAACGTCAGCTTCCCCATGGCGCGTTCGGCCGGATCCCCCGTGGCGCGGAACCGCAGCTCTCCCTCGCTCAGCGCGCTGAGGTCGAAGGCGCCGGGGCCCGGGGTGTCTTCGTGGATGGGGCAGTGGATCGGCGAGACGACGAGCAGCGGCGCGGTGGGGTGGCCGTCGCGGAGGGTGTCGAGGAAGCCGTGTACGGCCGGGCCGAAGGCGCGCAGGCGCATCAGGTCGGCGTTGACGACGTTGATGCCGATCTTGATGCTGAGCAGGTCGGCGGGGGTGTCCCGCATGGCGCGCGCGGTGAACGGGTCGAGCAGGGCGCCGCCGCCCAGGCCGAGGTTGACCAGTTCCACGCCGCCGAGCGACGCGGCGAGCGCCGGCCAGGTGCCGGTGGGCCCGTCGGCGTCGGAGCCGTGGCTGATCGAACTGCCGTGGTGCAGCCACACCTTGCGGCCCCGGTCGGGCAGGGGCTCGACGGACGCGTTGGTGCGCAGGGCGACGAGTTCGGTGGTCTCCCGGTGCGGCAGCCAGATCTCGACGTCCTTGGCGGCGTCGGACAGGCCGTCGAAGCGGAGGGTGCCGACGGGCCCGGACGCGTGCTCGGCGGTCCCGGTGGCCAGGTCGACGGTCATGGTGTTGCCGCCGGTCACGGCGGTCCGCGCGGTCAGCCGGCCGTCCACCAGCAGGTCGTACATGCCCTCCGGGCGGGGCGGCGCGCCCGTGTAGACCCGCTTGGTGGGGAGCGTGTCGAGCTCGACGGCGGTGGCGCGGGTGCGGAAGGCGAGCCGTACGCCGGAGGGCTGGGACTCGGCCATGGCCAGCTGCGGGTCGTCGCACTGGGCGCGGGCACGGGCGGGCAGCCGGTGCAGCAGGACGCCGTGCGCGGTGCGCTCCAGGTCGAGGGCGCCGCGCAGGAGTTCCGCGGTGAGGGGTGTGGTGATCCAGTCGTGCTCGGTGCTCATCGTCTGTCCTGCCTCAGCTGCTGTTCGGGTGTCGAATCGGTACGGGTACGGGTACGGGGTGCGGGCTCCGTGCGCCGGTACGGCTTACGGCGACGGCGGCGCGGGCCAGTTCCGGAGCAGGGCGTCGAGGGCGTCCAGGGCCCGGATCCAGCTCTCCTGCGAGTCCGGCTCGCTGTGGCTGAACCCTCCTCCCGCCTCCAGGCTCACGAAGCCGTGGAAGACGCTGCCCAGGAGCCGTACCGCGTGCGTCTGGTCCGGCTCGGCCAGGTCGTAGCCGCGCAGGATCGCCCGCGTCATCTGCGCGTGCCGTACGCCGGCGCTGGCGGCGGCCGTCTCCGGGTCGAGCGGCGCACGGGCGGCGGTGTAGCGGCCGGGGTGCTCGCGCGCGTAGTCGCGGTAGACGTGGGCGAAGGCGGTCAGGGCGTCCTTGCCGGCCCGGCCGGCCAGGGCCTCGGCGGCCCGGTCGGCGAGCTCCTCCAGGGCGAGCAGCGTGATCCGGGTCTTGAGGTCCTGGGAGCTCCTGAGGTGCGAGTAGAGGCTCGCGACCTTGACGTCGAACCGCCTGGCCAGCGCCGAGAGGGTCACCTGGTCGA includes:
- the pulA gene encoding pullulanase-type alpha-1,6-glucosidase → MRPPEAPDATTQAEANAQPEAAAQWIDRHTLAWKADDAPAGTRTRLDYGGPDGDHLRLTPVRGGLTDEQRAKYPHLKEYAAFTVDPRDRARVPEAVRGRLVVTQRAADGTVRKSTGVQIPGVLDDLYGARAAKAALGPVFGADGRPTLSVWAPTARHVELELDGETVQMRRDDATGVWSVRGEHGWRGKPYRFRVQVWAPSVRKVVTNEVTDPYSTALTADSRRSLVVDLSDRRLAPRGWDGLRKPAATPLGDARIQELHVRDFSVADKTARQPGRYGAFTDGGSDGMRKLRELARAGTSYVHLLPTYDIASIPERTRDQARPGCDLGALPADSAEQQKCVGEVRDKDAYNWGYDPLHYTVPEGSYATDPDGPQRTLEYREMVRGLNESGLRVVQDVVYNHTVAAGQDPRSVLDRIVPGYYHRLLADGSVATSTCCANTAPEHTMMGKLVVDSVVTWAREYKIDGFRFDLMGHHPKANIETVRAALDRLTPEKDGVDGKRIVLYGEGWNFGEVADDARFEQATQRNMAGTGVATFSDRARDAVRGGGPFDEDPRVQGFATGLYTDPNSSPANGSQEEQRKRLLHYQDLLAVGLTGSLADYTFTDSGGKRVKGSEVDYNGAPAGYTASPEEAVAYADAHDNETLYDALAYKLPADTTTAERARMQVIALGTAVLSQGPALSQAGSERLRSKSLDRNSFDSGDWFNALHWDCRAGNGFGRGLPPAWDNEDKWPYAKPLLTAPALAPSCTDIDGTSAAYRDLLRIRATEDAFSLDSAAEVQREVSFPVSGGTEQTPGVVVMRAGDLTVVFNATPEEQKQPVRALAGQDHALHPVQAGGADETVKSASYDARTGTFTVPGRTVAVFTGR
- a CDS encoding MMPL family transporter; translation: MRHRWAAVGIWMLFVVLAMVAGSATGTQEVKDSEQLPGTETGRTMQIIEDAGLDEPAGESVLVQAKDGGPKAESADFRAAVDQVVKAVQGTGEVTAPASPYDTDTISEDGRSALVQFNIRGDPETAGDRVQPVLDAVQGVQDKHEDTLLIEEIGDASMNKTFDDAFGDDFKQAEFSAVPIAFGILLIAFGALVAALLPVLLAITAIMATMGLMGVASQFQPMSETANSVMLLVGLAVGVDYCLFYLRREREERAKGRDSQSAIDVAAATSGRAVLISGVTVIVAMCGMLFTGLSEFEAMGLASLMVVAVAMVGSVTVLPALLSLLGERVEKGRVPFLNRIKRGPTNENGESRVWRAVLDKVLRRPKASIVLAAGVLAAIAVPAVGMNTANLTLDQEFGDSLPIVQTYERVNSEFPGGSDPARVVVKAEDINAGPVRSAISDFRAQAVSEGASKGPVEVETHDKENVATIEVPLIGGSDQDKAEKSLNILRDQVRPDTLDKVEGVEAPIGGSVAGSKDFNDQLVGAVAPVFAFVVIFAFILMLLSFRSLTIAVTSIVLNLLSVGAAYGILTMVFQHGWGAGLVGAEGIGAIISWLPLFLFVILFGLSMDYHVFVVSRIREARMTGRSTADAIRHGVITTAGVVTSAAVIMVAVFAIFGTLSMQSMKQMGVGLAAAVLIDATIIRGVLLPAVMALLDDRNWYLPKWLHWLPDMTHDEEVAEQPGPPPQVQGHGTDEPTVRV
- a CDS encoding TetR/AcrR family transcriptional regulator, which encodes MTTTTTPGARRRMGVEERREQLIAVALELFSQRSPEKVSIDDIANAAGISRPLVYHYFPGKHSLYEAAVRRAADELAARFSEPHSGPLSDRLLRVMGRYFDFVSDHGPGFSALLRGGAAVGSAEANAVIDDVRQAAYEQVLAHLEIDAPGPRLALVVRSWVGLAETTALTWLDGRRIPRGDLELQLVHGFMALAAVTAADDEETAAAIRRIVAQEPPDGLVARLVTSLLGLVPGELLIPRQGGAAAAGGHPER
- a CDS encoding DUF1697 domain-containing protein, which translates into the protein MTTYAALLRGINVGGHKKIPMAELRELMKGLGWTDVRTYLQSGNAVFTTPDEDPDQVSGAGSGPDSGTGTGEGGAEETPRTRLERAIAGHFGFEVPCLVRTHTELREIADACPYPAAELDPAKLLVLFLDETPDPGHFASLDPEAYAPDTFRHIGRAVYCYFPDGMGSSKLPDALGTVRPQLTSTGRNWRTVTKLIELTA
- a CDS encoding sirohydrochlorin chelatase, with translation MHTPLTAPALLIVAHGSRDPRHAATVTALCARVRAGNPGVRVEVGYLDFNAPSVPRVLERLAAEGVRDVIALPLLLTRAFHAKSDIPAVLRESARRLPLLNVRQAPVLGPHPLLVRALERRLHEAGLDEAGLDEAGLDAQGAAAGRGNGSTGVVLASAGSTDPEAIAVIAEIAREWRRTSNWYAVRPAFASASLPRTADAVRALRAEGAARVVVAPYVIAPGRLPDRIAEGAREAGADLLAPVLGPSPELARLLLLRYAQARQAAELPLAQPA
- a CDS encoding GDSL-type esterase/lipase family protein, producing the protein MSTEHDWITTPLTAELLRGALDLERTAHGVLLHRLPARARAQCDDPQLAMAESQPSGVRLAFRTRATAVELDTLPTKRVYTGAPPRPEGMYDLLVDGRLTARTAVTGGNTMTVDLATGTAEHASGPVGTLRFDGLSDAAKDVEIWLPHRETTELVALRTNASVEPLPDRGRKVWLHHGSSISHGSDADGPTGTWPALAASLGGVELVNLGLGGGALLDPFTARAMRDTPADLLSIKIGINVVNADLMRLRAFGPAVHGFLDTLRDGHPTAPLLVVSPIHCPIHEDTPGPGAFDLSALSEGELRFRATGDPAERAMGKLTLGVIREELARIVAQRAADDPHLHYLDGCALYGEADFAELPLPDQLHPDAATHRRIGERFAKAAFAAGGPFAGRGA
- a CDS encoding LuxR C-terminal-related transcriptional regulator — protein: MRVVLAEDLFLLRDGLVRMLEAYEFEIAAAVDNGPELTRALEELQPDVAVVDVRLPPSFSDEGLQCALEARRKRPGLPVLVLSQHVEQLYARELLADGNGGVGYLLKDRVFEAEQFIDGVRRVASGGTAMDPQVIQQLVSRRAQDKPMANLTSREKEVMELMAQGRSNAAIAQQLFITERAVAKHTSNIFGKLRLPPSDDDNRRVLAVLAYLDQG
- a CDS encoding NAD-dependent epimerase/dehydratase family protein, producing the protein MRLLVLGGTEFVGRAVVEEALARQWEVTVFNRGRHPVPEGATALYGDRTGGPEGLAALREGEGAGSGGWDAVVDTWSGAPTAVRDAAALLAGRAARYAYVSSCSVYAFPAPPGHDEHADVVDGSPDAGPTDYAADKRGGELAATGAFGADRSLLVRAGLILGPYENVGRLPWWLGRMARGGEVLAPGPYGHELQYVDVRDLAVWTLDALEAGRHGPYNLVSAPGHTTMGELLETCVSVTGSAARLRWTDPGTIEAAGIEPWTELPVWLPPGPVYDAMQRLDVSRALAAGLRCRPVAETVRDTWAWLCGIGGVAPQRPDRTSKGLDPEREAAVLAGG
- a CDS encoding TetR/AcrR family transcriptional regulator, whose translation is MARAGLTTARLTQAGAELADELGFDQVTLSALARRFDVKVASLYSHLRSSQDLKTRITLLALEELADRAAEALAGRAGKDALTAFAHVYRDYAREHPGRYTAARAPLDPETAAASAGVRHAQMTRAILRGYDLAEPDQTHAVRLLGSVFHGFVSLEAGGGFSHSEPDSQESWIRALDALDALLRNWPAPPSP